The following coding sequences lie in one Mycteria americana isolate JAX WOST 10 ecotype Jacksonville Zoo and Gardens chromosome 15, USCA_MyAme_1.0, whole genome shotgun sequence genomic window:
- the GGNBP2 gene encoding gametogenetin-binding protein 2 isoform X2, which translates to MARLVAVCRDGEEEFPFEKRQIPLYIDDTLTMVMEFPDNVLNLDGHQNNGAQLKQFIQRHSMLKQQDLNIAMMVTSREVLSALSQLVPCVGCRRSVERLFSQLVESGNPALEPLTVGPKGVLSVTRSCMTDAKKLYTLFYVHGSKLNDMIDAIPKSKKNKRCQLHSLDTHKPKPLGGCWMDVWELMSQECRDEVVLIDSSCLLETLETYLRKHRFCTDCKNKVLRAYNILIGELDCSKEKGYCAALYEGLRCCPHERHIHVCCETDFIAHLLGRAEPEFAGGRRERHAKTIDIAQEEVLTCLGIHLYERLHRIWQKLRAEEQTWQMLFYLGVDALRKSFEMAVEKVQGISRLEQLCEEFSEEERVRELKQEKKRQKRKNRRKNKCVCEIPTPLQATEEKEINQAKENSNFTESSCKACGSTEEANNCVEVIVTNESTSCTCPSSGTLLGSPKIKKGLSPHCNGSDCGYSSSMEGSETGSREGSDVACTEGICNHDENGDDSCVHRCDDKEEDGDSCVECWANSEENNTKGKNKKKKKKSKTLKCENEHIQKLGSCMADPGNRETSGNIMHTEFHRDKTKDTHAESCCSSEKSGQQLPWFDHMKNVSQFAEPTEMSLVPDTGKGAKSLVELLDESECTSDEEIFISQDEIQSFMANNKSFYSNREQYRQHLKEKFNKYCRLNDHKRPICNGWLTTAGAN; encoded by the exons ATGGTGATGGAATTTCCTGATAATGTGCTAAACCTTGATGGACATCAGAATAACGGTGCACAATTAAAACAGTTCATTCAG aGACATAGCATGCTTAAACAGCAGGATCTAAATATTGCCATGATGGTGACATCGCGTGAAGTTTTGAGTGCACTTTCTCAGCTGGTCCCGTGTGTTGGCTGTCGTCGTAGCGTGGAACGTCTGTTTTCTCAGCTTGTGGAGTCTGGAAATCCAGCACTTGAGCCCCTAACAGTAGGGCCGAAGGGGGTTCTTTCTGTAACTCGAAGCTGTATGACTGATGCAAAGAAGCTTTATACACTGTTTTATGTGCATGG GTCCAAACTGAATGATATGATCGATGCAATTCCCAAAAGTAAGAAGAACAAGAGATGTCAATTACACTCCCTggacacacacaaaccaaaacctTTGGG gggctGTTGGATGGATGTGTGGGAGCTCATGTCCCAGGAATGCAGGGATGAAGTAGTTTTAATTGACTCTAGTTGTCTTTTAGAAACGTTAGAAACCTATCTACGAAAACACAG GTTTTGCACTGACTGCAAAAACAAAGTACTTCGGGCATACAATATTCTTATTGGTGAGCTCGactgcagcaaagaaaagggCTACTGTGCTGCACTTTACGAGGGTTTGCGTTGCTGTCCCCATGAACGTCATATACATGTATGCTGTGAAACAGATTTCATCGCACACCTATTGGGTCGAGCTGAACCAGAGTTCGCAGGAGG ACGAAGAGAAAGGCATGCTAAGACAATAGACATAGCCCAAGAAGAAGTTTTGACCTGCCTGGGTATTCATCTTTATGAAAGATTACATCGAATCTGGCAAAAGTTGCGGGCTGAGGAACAAACGTGGCAGATGCTTTTTTACCTAGGTGTTGATGCTTTACGCAAAAGCTTTGAg ATGGCTGTGGAAAAAGTACAGGGTATTAGTCGATTGGAACAGCTCTGTGAAGAattttcagaagaagaaagagtGCGAGAGCTTAAACAAGAGAAGAAGCGCCAAAAACGAAAGAACAGACGGaaaaataagtgtgtgtgtgagatCCCTACTCCTTTGCAGgcaacagaagagaaggaaataaatcaaGCAAAG gaaaattcGAACTTCACGGAAAGTAGTTGCAAAGCCTGTGGTAGCACCGAAGAAGCTAACAATTGTGTAGAAGTAATTGTTACTAATGAAAGCACTTCTTGCACCTGTCCTAGTAGTGGTACCCTATTAGGTTCACCTAAAATCAAGAAAG GTTTATCTCCGCATTGCAATGGTAGTGATTGCGGCTATTCATCTAGCATGGAGGGCAGCGAAACAGGATCTCGAGAGGGATCGGATGTGGCCTGCACTGAAGGCATTTGCAACCACGATGAAAATG GAGATGATTCGTGTGTCCATCGCTGTGATGACAAAGAGGAGGATGGAGATAGCTGTGTGGAATGTTGGGCTAATTCGGAAGAGAATAACACAAAaggcaaaaacaaaaagaagaaaaagaaaagtaaaactttgAAGTGTGAGAATGAACAT ATTCAGAAACTTGGAAGCTGTATGGCAGATCCAGGTAACAGAGAGACCTCAGGAAATATTATGCACACAGAGTTTCATCGCGACAAGACCAAAGACACACATGCTGAAAGCTGCTGTAGCTCAGAAAAAAGCGGGCAGCAGTTGCCTTGGTTTGACCATATGAAAAATGTGTCACAGTTTGCAGAACCTACAGAAATGTCACTTGTTCCTGATACTGGAAAAGGTGCCAAGAGCTTAGTGGAACTCCTT GATGAGTCTGAATGCACTTCTGATGAGGAAATCTTTATCTCACAAGATGAAATACAGTCCTTTATGGCAAACAACAAGTCTTTTTACAGCAATAGAGAACAATACCGACAGCATCTGAAGGAGAAATTTAATAAATACTGCCGCTTAAATGATCACAAGAGGCCCATTTGTAATGGTTGGTTGACAACGGCTGGAGCGAactaa
- the GGNBP2 gene encoding gametogenetin-binding protein 2 isoform X1, with translation MARLVAVCRDGEEEFPFEKRQIPLYIDDTLTMVMEFPDNVLNLDGHQNNGAQLKQFIQRHSMLKQQDLNIAMMVTSREVLSALSQLVPCVGCRRSVERLFSQLVESGNPALEPLTVGPKGVLSVTRSCMTDAKKLYTLFYVHGSKLNDMIDAIPKSKKNKRCQLHSLDTHKPKPLGGCWMDVWELMSQECRDEVVLIDSSCLLETLETYLRKHRFCTDCKNKVLRAYNILIGELDCSKEKGYCAALYEGLRCCPHERHIHVCCETDFIAHLLGRAEPEFAGGYERRERHAKTIDIAQEEVLTCLGIHLYERLHRIWQKLRAEEQTWQMLFYLGVDALRKSFEMAVEKVQGISRLEQLCEEFSEEERVRELKQEKKRQKRKNRRKNKCVCEIPTPLQATEEKEINQAKENSNFTESSCKACGSTEEANNCVEVIVTNESTSCTCPSSGTLLGSPKIKKGLSPHCNGSDCGYSSSMEGSETGSREGSDVACTEGICNHDENGDDSCVHRCDDKEEDGDSCVECWANSEENNTKGKNKKKKKKSKTLKCENEHIQKLGSCMADPGNRETSGNIMHTEFHRDKTKDTHAESCCSSEKSGQQLPWFDHMKNVSQFAEPTEMSLVPDTGKGAKSLVELLDESECTSDEEIFISQDEIQSFMANNKSFYSNREQYRQHLKEKFNKYCRLNDHKRPICNGWLTTAGAN, from the exons ATGGTGATGGAATTTCCTGATAATGTGCTAAACCTTGATGGACATCAGAATAACGGTGCACAATTAAAACAGTTCATTCAG aGACATAGCATGCTTAAACAGCAGGATCTAAATATTGCCATGATGGTGACATCGCGTGAAGTTTTGAGTGCACTTTCTCAGCTGGTCCCGTGTGTTGGCTGTCGTCGTAGCGTGGAACGTCTGTTTTCTCAGCTTGTGGAGTCTGGAAATCCAGCACTTGAGCCCCTAACAGTAGGGCCGAAGGGGGTTCTTTCTGTAACTCGAAGCTGTATGACTGATGCAAAGAAGCTTTATACACTGTTTTATGTGCATGG GTCCAAACTGAATGATATGATCGATGCAATTCCCAAAAGTAAGAAGAACAAGAGATGTCAATTACACTCCCTggacacacacaaaccaaaacctTTGGG gggctGTTGGATGGATGTGTGGGAGCTCATGTCCCAGGAATGCAGGGATGAAGTAGTTTTAATTGACTCTAGTTGTCTTTTAGAAACGTTAGAAACCTATCTACGAAAACACAG GTTTTGCACTGACTGCAAAAACAAAGTACTTCGGGCATACAATATTCTTATTGGTGAGCTCGactgcagcaaagaaaagggCTACTGTGCTGCACTTTACGAGGGTTTGCGTTGCTGTCCCCATGAACGTCATATACATGTATGCTGTGAAACAGATTTCATCGCACACCTATTGGGTCGAGCTGAACCAGAGTTCGCAGGAGGGTATGA ACGAAGAGAAAGGCATGCTAAGACAATAGACATAGCCCAAGAAGAAGTTTTGACCTGCCTGGGTATTCATCTTTATGAAAGATTACATCGAATCTGGCAAAAGTTGCGGGCTGAGGAACAAACGTGGCAGATGCTTTTTTACCTAGGTGTTGATGCTTTACGCAAAAGCTTTGAg ATGGCTGTGGAAAAAGTACAGGGTATTAGTCGATTGGAACAGCTCTGTGAAGAattttcagaagaagaaagagtGCGAGAGCTTAAACAAGAGAAGAAGCGCCAAAAACGAAAGAACAGACGGaaaaataagtgtgtgtgtgagatCCCTACTCCTTTGCAGgcaacagaagagaaggaaataaatcaaGCAAAG gaaaattcGAACTTCACGGAAAGTAGTTGCAAAGCCTGTGGTAGCACCGAAGAAGCTAACAATTGTGTAGAAGTAATTGTTACTAATGAAAGCACTTCTTGCACCTGTCCTAGTAGTGGTACCCTATTAGGTTCACCTAAAATCAAGAAAG GTTTATCTCCGCATTGCAATGGTAGTGATTGCGGCTATTCATCTAGCATGGAGGGCAGCGAAACAGGATCTCGAGAGGGATCGGATGTGGCCTGCACTGAAGGCATTTGCAACCACGATGAAAATG GAGATGATTCGTGTGTCCATCGCTGTGATGACAAAGAGGAGGATGGAGATAGCTGTGTGGAATGTTGGGCTAATTCGGAAGAGAATAACACAAAaggcaaaaacaaaaagaagaaaaagaaaagtaaaactttgAAGTGTGAGAATGAACAT ATTCAGAAACTTGGAAGCTGTATGGCAGATCCAGGTAACAGAGAGACCTCAGGAAATATTATGCACACAGAGTTTCATCGCGACAAGACCAAAGACACACATGCTGAAAGCTGCTGTAGCTCAGAAAAAAGCGGGCAGCAGTTGCCTTGGTTTGACCATATGAAAAATGTGTCACAGTTTGCAGAACCTACAGAAATGTCACTTGTTCCTGATACTGGAAAAGGTGCCAAGAGCTTAGTGGAACTCCTT GATGAGTCTGAATGCACTTCTGATGAGGAAATCTTTATCTCACAAGATGAAATACAGTCCTTTATGGCAAACAACAAGTCTTTTTACAGCAATAGAGAACAATACCGACAGCATCTGAAGGAGAAATTTAATAAATACTGCCGCTTAAATGATCACAAGAGGCCCATTTGTAATGGTTGGTTGACAACGGCTGGAGCGAactaa
- the GGNBP2 gene encoding gametogenetin-binding protein 2 isoform X3, which yields MVMEFPDNVLNLDGHQNNGAQLKQFIQRHSMLKQQDLNIAMMVTSREVLSALSQLVPCVGCRRSVERLFSQLVESGNPALEPLTVGPKGVLSVTRSCMTDAKKLYTLFYVHGSKLNDMIDAIPKSKKNKRCQLHSLDTHKPKPLGGCWMDVWELMSQECRDEVVLIDSSCLLETLETYLRKHRFCTDCKNKVLRAYNILIGELDCSKEKGYCAALYEGLRCCPHERHIHVCCETDFIAHLLGRAEPEFAGGYERRERHAKTIDIAQEEVLTCLGIHLYERLHRIWQKLRAEEQTWQMLFYLGVDALRKSFEMAVEKVQGISRLEQLCEEFSEEERVRELKQEKKRQKRKNRRKNKCVCEIPTPLQATEEKEINQAKENSNFTESSCKACGSTEEANNCVEVIVTNESTSCTCPSSGTLLGSPKIKKGLSPHCNGSDCGYSSSMEGSETGSREGSDVACTEGICNHDENGDDSCVHRCDDKEEDGDSCVECWANSEENNTKGKNKKKKKKSKTLKCENEHIQKLGSCMADPGNRETSGNIMHTEFHRDKTKDTHAESCCSSEKSGQQLPWFDHMKNVSQFAEPTEMSLVPDTGKGAKSLVELLDESECTSDEEIFISQDEIQSFMANNKSFYSNREQYRQHLKEKFNKYCRLNDHKRPICNGWLTTAGAN from the exons ATGGTGATGGAATTTCCTGATAATGTGCTAAACCTTGATGGACATCAGAATAACGGTGCACAATTAAAACAGTTCATTCAG aGACATAGCATGCTTAAACAGCAGGATCTAAATATTGCCATGATGGTGACATCGCGTGAAGTTTTGAGTGCACTTTCTCAGCTGGTCCCGTGTGTTGGCTGTCGTCGTAGCGTGGAACGTCTGTTTTCTCAGCTTGTGGAGTCTGGAAATCCAGCACTTGAGCCCCTAACAGTAGGGCCGAAGGGGGTTCTTTCTGTAACTCGAAGCTGTATGACTGATGCAAAGAAGCTTTATACACTGTTTTATGTGCATGG GTCCAAACTGAATGATATGATCGATGCAATTCCCAAAAGTAAGAAGAACAAGAGATGTCAATTACACTCCCTggacacacacaaaccaaaacctTTGGG gggctGTTGGATGGATGTGTGGGAGCTCATGTCCCAGGAATGCAGGGATGAAGTAGTTTTAATTGACTCTAGTTGTCTTTTAGAAACGTTAGAAACCTATCTACGAAAACACAG GTTTTGCACTGACTGCAAAAACAAAGTACTTCGGGCATACAATATTCTTATTGGTGAGCTCGactgcagcaaagaaaagggCTACTGTGCTGCACTTTACGAGGGTTTGCGTTGCTGTCCCCATGAACGTCATATACATGTATGCTGTGAAACAGATTTCATCGCACACCTATTGGGTCGAGCTGAACCAGAGTTCGCAGGAGGGTATGA ACGAAGAGAAAGGCATGCTAAGACAATAGACATAGCCCAAGAAGAAGTTTTGACCTGCCTGGGTATTCATCTTTATGAAAGATTACATCGAATCTGGCAAAAGTTGCGGGCTGAGGAACAAACGTGGCAGATGCTTTTTTACCTAGGTGTTGATGCTTTACGCAAAAGCTTTGAg ATGGCTGTGGAAAAAGTACAGGGTATTAGTCGATTGGAACAGCTCTGTGAAGAattttcagaagaagaaagagtGCGAGAGCTTAAACAAGAGAAGAAGCGCCAAAAACGAAAGAACAGACGGaaaaataagtgtgtgtgtgagatCCCTACTCCTTTGCAGgcaacagaagagaaggaaataaatcaaGCAAAG gaaaattcGAACTTCACGGAAAGTAGTTGCAAAGCCTGTGGTAGCACCGAAGAAGCTAACAATTGTGTAGAAGTAATTGTTACTAATGAAAGCACTTCTTGCACCTGTCCTAGTAGTGGTACCCTATTAGGTTCACCTAAAATCAAGAAAG GTTTATCTCCGCATTGCAATGGTAGTGATTGCGGCTATTCATCTAGCATGGAGGGCAGCGAAACAGGATCTCGAGAGGGATCGGATGTGGCCTGCACTGAAGGCATTTGCAACCACGATGAAAATG GAGATGATTCGTGTGTCCATCGCTGTGATGACAAAGAGGAGGATGGAGATAGCTGTGTGGAATGTTGGGCTAATTCGGAAGAGAATAACACAAAaggcaaaaacaaaaagaagaaaaagaaaagtaaaactttgAAGTGTGAGAATGAACAT ATTCAGAAACTTGGAAGCTGTATGGCAGATCCAGGTAACAGAGAGACCTCAGGAAATATTATGCACACAGAGTTTCATCGCGACAAGACCAAAGACACACATGCTGAAAGCTGCTGTAGCTCAGAAAAAAGCGGGCAGCAGTTGCCTTGGTTTGACCATATGAAAAATGTGTCACAGTTTGCAGAACCTACAGAAATGTCACTTGTTCCTGATACTGGAAAAGGTGCCAAGAGCTTAGTGGAACTCCTT GATGAGTCTGAATGCACTTCTGATGAGGAAATCTTTATCTCACAAGATGAAATACAGTCCTTTATGGCAAACAACAAGTCTTTTTACAGCAATAGAGAACAATACCGACAGCATCTGAAGGAGAAATTTAATAAATACTGCCGCTTAAATGATCACAAGAGGCCCATTTGTAATGGTTGGTTGACAACGGCTGGAGCGAactaa